One window from the genome of Fibrobacter sp. UWB4 encodes:
- a CDS encoding alpha-1,4-glucan--maltose-1-phosphate maltosyltransferase, which yields MATIPTLKENLVIENIRPSIEGGRFMLKREPGDTVTLQADIFRHSHEKYDAAIFYRHVSKKKWEQAPMHFVDNDLWEGSFTVGNIGYYEYKICAWTKEPKDVPTESPVMKLRVDPVYSRVGTWYEMWPKSQGTDPNKSATWKDCEKQLDYIAGLGFDTVYLVPIHPIGVTNRKGANNALHAKVDKKGNPLEPGCPYAVGNKNGGHYDVDPELGTMKDFEHFAKAARAKGLRLALDIALNCSPDHPYVKSHPEWFYHEPDGSIKFAENPPKKYEDIYPFDYYNENYKALWQEIENIILFWADKGVEIFRIDNPHTKPFPFWEWLIADVKEKRPELVFLAEAFTRPKMMHRLAKSGFDMSYTYFAWRSAKWEFEQYLKELTQSDAKEYMRGIFFPTTPDIFPKYLAYKGANAFKQRYFLAATLSSLTGMYNGYELCENIPSPIKEELADSEKYQYKVHNWSGPGIQDFVRRLNVARQEHVALQEYDNLDFHYAQNDQLMVYSKKSGDDVILCVCNMDMDHVQEGIVELDMAKLGLQNDSFFFLKDIVTDESYVWRGNKNYVKLDPAKAPGHMFVVKKI from the coding sequence ATGGCTACTATTCCTACTCTAAAAGAAAATCTCGTTATTGAAAATATCCGCCCGAGCATCGAGGGCGGCCGCTTCATGCTCAAGCGTGAACCCGGTGACACAGTGACACTCCAGGCTGACATCTTCCGCCACAGTCACGAAAAGTACGATGCAGCGATTTTTTACCGCCACGTTTCCAAGAAAAAGTGGGAACAGGCTCCGATGCACTTTGTGGACAACGACCTTTGGGAAGGCTCCTTCACGGTGGGAAACATCGGTTATTACGAATACAAGATTTGCGCATGGACCAAGGAACCGAAGGACGTTCCGACTGAAAGTCCAGTGATGAAGCTCCGTGTGGACCCGGTCTACAGCCGCGTGGGTACGTGGTACGAAATGTGGCCGAAGAGCCAGGGCACGGACCCGAACAAGAGCGCAACGTGGAAAGATTGCGAGAAGCAACTCGACTACATTGCGGGGCTTGGCTTTGATACGGTTTACCTTGTTCCGATCCACCCGATTGGTGTCACGAACCGCAAGGGCGCAAACAACGCGCTCCACGCCAAGGTTGACAAGAAGGGCAATCCGCTTGAACCGGGATGCCCGTACGCTGTCGGTAACAAGAACGGTGGTCATTACGATGTGGACCCGGAACTCGGGACCATGAAGGACTTCGAACATTTTGCAAAAGCCGCTCGCGCCAAGGGTCTCCGCCTTGCTTTGGACATTGCGCTCAACTGCAGCCCGGACCATCCGTATGTGAAGTCGCACCCGGAATGGTTCTACCACGAACCGGATGGTAGCATCAAGTTTGCAGAAAACCCGCCCAAGAAGTACGAAGACATTTATCCGTTCGACTACTACAACGAGAACTACAAGGCTCTGTGGCAGGAAATCGAGAACATTATTTTGTTCTGGGCGGACAAGGGCGTTGAAATTTTCCGTATCGACAACCCGCATACGAAACCGTTCCCGTTCTGGGAATGGCTCATCGCCGACGTGAAGGAAAAGCGCCCGGAACTCGTGTTCCTCGCCGAAGCATTCACGCGTCCGAAGATGATGCACCGCCTTGCAAAATCCGGCTTTGACATGAGCTACACGTATTTCGCATGGCGCTCTGCAAAGTGGGAATTTGAACAGTACTTGAAGGAACTCACGCAGTCCGACGCTAAGGAATACATGCGTGGAATCTTCTTCCCGACGACGCCGGATATCTTCCCGAAGTATCTTGCATACAAAGGTGCAAACGCGTTTAAGCAGCGCTATTTCTTGGCCGCGACGCTTTCGAGCCTCACGGGTATGTACAACGGATACGAACTTTGCGAAAATATCCCAAGCCCGATCAAGGAAGAACTTGCCGATAGCGAAAAGTATCAGTACAAAGTACACAACTGGTCTGGTCCGGGCATTCAGGACTTTGTTCGTCGTCTGAATGTCGCTCGTCAGGAGCATGTTGCCTTGCAGGAATACGATAACCTCGATTTCCATTACGCTCAGAACGACCAGCTTATGGTTTACTCCAAGAAGTCTGGCGATGACGTGATTCTCTGCGTGTGCAATATGGACATGGACCACGTGCAGGAAGGTATTGTTGAACTCGACATGGCTAAGCTTGGCCTCCAGAACGATTCGTTCTTCTTCTTGAAGGACATCGTGACCGACGAAAGCTATGTCTGGCGTGGCAACAAAAACTACGTGAAGCTTGACCCTGCAAAGGCTCCTGGCCATATGTTCGTGGTGAAGAAAATCTAA